In a single window of the Acipenser ruthenus chromosome 8, fAciRut3.2 maternal haplotype, whole genome shotgun sequence genome:
- the LOC131737758 gene encoding cohesin subunit SA-2-like, which translates to MEMRSINWMNCKMVVHSVVEMTTAAEIFKQYMKYYNDFGDIIKETLSRTRQMDRIQSARTLVLCLQPLFLRLKQEQGSSSCGSSIQTISTIKELARRFSLTFSWDQIKSRESVAMMHK; encoded by the exons ATGGAGATGAGGTCAATAAACTGGATGAACTGTAAGATGGTCGTACACAGTGTGGTAGAGATGACCACAGCTGCAGAGATCTTTAAACAGTACATGAAG TACTATAATGATTTTGGAGACATTATTAAAGAGACACTTAGCAGGACCAGGCAGATGGACAGAATACAAAGTGCAAGGACACTTGTTCTTTGCTTACAGCCG CTTTTTCTCAGGTTAAAACAAGAGCAAGGCAGCAGCAGTTGTGGATCATCCATCCAGACCATCAGCACAATTAAGGAGCTTGCTAGACGTTTCTCCCTGACCTTCAGCTGGGATCAAATCAAATCTAGAGAATCCGTAGCCATGATGCACAAGTAG